In Balaenoptera acutorostrata chromosome 12, mBalAcu1.1, whole genome shotgun sequence, a single window of DNA contains:
- the PSD4 gene encoding PH and SEC7 domain-containing protein 4 isoform X1: protein MMGDGGLCEHPEPMEFLDSYLGDHTQLHPGAHLRETRGHPDPLEPCGEQTWASDPPDSTRRDVHPRGSSPEPTHPGSGSSQEGAGQKAASPGSPRDSHPLGSPSQSQSTSTQVAFWAGILQAQMCVLDLEEELEKTEGIRAELRCCLPTASPDLPALRSSPAGPRDSGLHPSPPVDVHEASGEDSSGPEGENRNPAWPREGVPDLSPEWGPEEESIFFDNPLFLESPSLDPSVSEARFSWGFSDPCADVRTGPQSPQTLEPSPPGGSVLWELGSEPDLGDSTVDSSGHATPPFPVPTYRLHSSSWAVVGTTEGAPAAPPGQEESETPLGDSLAPARSASSWVDKTLTWETERVGSDASPATYPVQPWALPSLEGWQTKDVPSWPQGPLRPQDRGDRHAERAQESAPCTVSPGPWGSPASSPEPSSPESEARGPSPRPSPLSSQEGSPQLWNQPPGSVLPTWMLDTTSPSFLETDGAEPSSLEKEKTGEAPSPGKEVKSEGPARTAEAGASQPDVLLTSTEGGSLRSPMDFRRPPESPVPEAQPPEEGQRPPAGDKLANGVRTDKVAWNLASRLYRLEGFRKSEVAAYLQKNNDFSRMVAEKYLSFFQFGGQSLDRALRGFLHALVLSGETQERERILYQFSKRFYHCNPGLFSSVDCVHTLTCAITLLNTDLHGQNIGKSMSCQEFITNLNGLRDGGNFPKEVLKALYWSIRSEKLEWAVDEEDAARPEKARPSALAGKMSNPFLQLVQDPTVPTYKQGILPRKMHQDADGKKTPWGKRGWKVLHTVLRGMVLYFLKGEDHGLEGESLLGQMVDEPVGVHHSLATPATHYTKKPHVFQLRTADWRLYLFQAPTAQEMTSWIARINLAAATHSAPPFPAAVGSQRKFVRPILPVGPAQSSLEEQHRSHESCLDAASDDLLDLQRNLPERRGRGRELEDYRLRKEYLEYEKTRYETYLQLLVARLHSPSDDLDLWEEQLGKEAGGPQESKPSLKKSHSSPSLHLDEGPATAKVKRNISERRTYRKIIPKRNRNQL, encoded by the exons ATGATGGGCGACGGCGGACTCTGTGAACACCCCGAACCCATGGAATTTCTCGACAGCTATTTGGGAGACCACACGCAGCTCCACCCAGGAGCACACCTGAGAGAGACACGCGGCCACCCTGACCCTCTCGAACCTTGCGGGGAGCAGACCTGGGCCTCTGACCCTCCTGATTCCACGAGGCGAGATGTTCATCCCAGGGGCTCCAGCCCAGAGCCCACGCATCCGGGGAGCGGCTCTTcccaggagggggcagggcagaaaGCAGCATCCCCCGGGTCACCCCGGGACAGCCATCCTCTGGGGAGCCCAAGCCAGAGCCAGAGCACGTCCACCCAGGTGGCGTTCTGGGCGGGCATCCTGCAGGCCCAGATGTGCGTCCTggacctggaggaggagctggagaagaCGGAAGGGATCAGAGCTGAGCTGAGATGCTGCCTCCCCACGGCGTCTCCCGACCTCCCCGCTTTACGCTCCAGCCCGGCGGGACCCCGGGACTCAGgcctccaccccagcccacccGTGGACGTGCACGAGGCCTCGGGGGAAGATAGCAGCGGGCCTGAAGGGGAGAACCGGAACCCGGCATGGCCGAGGGAGGGCGTGCCAGACTTGTCCCCGGAGTGGGGTCCCGAGGAGGAGAGCATATTCTTTGACAACCCCCTCTTCCTGGAGAGCCCTTCCTTGGACCCCAGTGTGTCTGAAGCACGCTTTTCCTGGGGGTTCTCAGATCCCTGCGCAGATGTGAGGACCGGGCCCCAGAGCCCGCAGACCCTGGAGCCCTCACCCCCAGGAGGCAGCGTGCTGTGGGAGCTGGGCAGTGAGCCGGATCTGGGGGACAGCACAGTGGATTCCAGCGGGCACGCCACACCGCCATTCCCTGTGCCCACCTACAGGCTGCACTCCTCCTCCTGGGCTGTGGTGGGCACCACCGAGGGGGCTCCCGCAGCACCTCCCGGCCAGGAGGAGAGCGAG ACTCCTCTGGGAGACAGTCTTGCTCCTGCCCGATCTGCATCATCCTGGGTGGACAAAACATTGACCTGGGAAACAGAACGTGTGGGATCTGATGCCAGCCCTGCCACATATcctgtgcaaccttgg GCTCTGCCAAGTCTCGAGGGCTGGCAGACCAAGGACGTTCCTTCCTGGCCCCAGGGGCCTCTTCGCCCCCAGGACAGAG GTGACAGGCATGCAGAGCGTGCCCAGGAGTCTGCTCCCTGCACCGTGTCCCCTGGCCCCTGGGGGAGCCCAGCCTCTTCGCCGGAGCCGAGCAGCCCTGAGTCTGAGGCCAGAGGCCCCAGCCCCCGGCCCAGCCCCCTGTCCTCCCAGGAAGGCAGCCCGCAGCTCTGGAACCAGCCCCCGGGCAGCGTTCTTCCCACGTGGATGCTAGATACTACAAGCCCTTCATTCCTGGAGACGGATGGGGCAGAGCCAAgttccctggagaaagagaagacaggagAGGCCCCAAGCCCAGGGAAGGAAGTAAAGAGTGAAGGCCCAGCCAGGACTGCCGAGGCCGGAGCCAGCCAGCCTGACGTTCTCTTGACTTCTACAGAAGG CGGGAGTCTGAGGTCACCGATGGACTTTCGCAGGCCTCCTGAGAGCCCCGTGCCCGAAGCGCAGCCCCCAGAGGAAGGCCAGAGGCCCCCAGCTGGAGACAAGCTGGCGAATGGCGTCAGGACCGACAAGGTGGCCTGGAACTTGGCCTCCCGCCTCTATCGCCTGGAGGGCTTCCGGAAGTCCGAAGTGGCCGCTTACCTGCAGAAGAA CAACGACTTCAGCAGGATGGTGGCTGAGAAGTACCTTTCCTTCTTCCAGTTCGGAGGCCAGAGCCTGGACCGTGCGCTCCG GGGCTTCCTCCACGCCCTGGTGCTCAGTGGGGAGACCCAGGAGCGGGAGCGGATCCTCTACCAGTTCTCCAAGCGCTTCTATCACTGCAACCCTGGGCTCTTCTCCTCAGTAG actGCGTGCACACCTTGACCTGTGCCATCACGCTCCTTAACACGGACCTGCACGGACAG AACATTGGGAAGAGCATGAGCTGCCAGGAATTCATAACCAACCTGAACGGCCTGCGGGACGGCGGGAACTTCCCCAAGGAAGTGCTCAAG GCCCTCTACTGGTCTATCCGAAGTGAGAAGCTCGAGTGGGCCGT GGATGAAGAAGACGCAGCCAGGCCCGAGAAGGCCCGGCCGTCTGCCCTGGCTGGCAAGATGAGCAACCCCTTCCTCCAGCTGGTCCAGGACCCCACGGTGCCCACCTACAAGCAGGGCATCCTGCCTCGGAAGATGCATCAGGATGCGGATGGCAAGAAGA CGCCGTGGGGCAAGCGCGGCTGGAAGGTGCTCCACACCGTCCTGCGAGGGATGGTCCTCTACTTCCTGAAG GGAGAGGACCACGGCCTTGAGGGGGAGAGCTTGCTGGGGCAGATGGTGGACGAGCCGGTAGGGGTGCACCACTCGCTGGCCACTCCCGCCACCCACTACACCAAGAAGCCGCACGTCTTCCAGCTGCGCACGGCCGACTGGCGTCTCTACCTCTTCCAGGCACC CACTGCCCAGGAGATGACTTCCTGGATCGCGCGCATCAACCTGGCTGCCGCCACGCACTCGGCGCCGCCCTTCCCCGCCGCGGTGGGCTCCCAGCGCAAATTCGTCCGGCCCATCCTGCCCGTGGGCCCCGCCCAGAGCTCCCTG GAGGAGCAGCATCGATCCCACGAGAGCTGCCTGGATGCTGCCTCCGACGACCTGCTGGATCTGCAGAGAAACTTACCGGAGCGGCGGGGCCGCGGCCGAGAGCTGGAGGACTACCGCTTGCGGAAGGAGTACCTGGAGTACGAG AAAACCCGTTACGAGACCTACCTGCAGCTGCTGGTGGCCCGTCTGCACAGCCCGTCGGATGACCTGGACCTGTGGGAAGAGCAGCTGGGGAAGGAGGCCGGAGGCCCACAGGAGTCCAAGCCCAGCCTGAAGAAGTCCCACTCCAGCCCGTCCCTGCACCTGGATGAGGGCCCCGCCACGGCCAAGGTCAAGCGCAACATCTCAGAGCGCAGAACCTACCGGAAGATCATCCCCAAGCGGAACCGCAATCAGCTGTGA
- the PSD4 gene encoding PH and SEC7 domain-containing protein 4 isoform X2, which translates to MMGDGGLCEHPEPMEFLDSYLGDHTQLHPGAHLRETRGHPDPLEPCGEQTWASDPPDSTRRDVHPRGSSPEPTHPGSGSSQEGAGQKAASPGSPRDSHPLGSPSQSQSTSTQVAFWAGILQAQMCVLDLEEELEKTEGIRAELRCCLPTASPDLPALRSSPAGPRDSGLHPSPPVDVHEASGEDSSGPEGENRNPAWPREGVPDLSPEWGPEEESIFFDNPLFLESPSLDPSVSEARFSWGFSDPCADVRTGPQSPQTLEPSPPGGSVLWELGSEPDLGDSTVDSSGHATPPFPVPTYRLHSSSWAVVGTTEGAPAAPPGQEESETPLGDSLAPARSASSWVDKTLTWETERVGSDASPATYPVQPWALPSLEGWQTKDVPSWPQGPLRPQDRGDRHAERAQESAPCTVSPGPWGSPASSPEPSSPESEARGPSPRPSPLSSQEGSPQLWNQPPGSVLPTWMLDTTSPSFLETDGAEPSSLEKEKTGEAPSPGKEVKSEGPARTAEAGASQPDVLLTSTEGPPESPVPEAQPPEEGQRPPAGDKLANGVRTDKVAWNLASRLYRLEGFRKSEVAAYLQKNNDFSRMVAEKYLSFFQFGGQSLDRALRGFLHALVLSGETQERERILYQFSKRFYHCNPGLFSSVDCVHTLTCAITLLNTDLHGQNIGKSMSCQEFITNLNGLRDGGNFPKEVLKALYWSIRSEKLEWAVDEEDAARPEKARPSALAGKMSNPFLQLVQDPTVPTYKQGILPRKMHQDADGKKTPWGKRGWKVLHTVLRGMVLYFLKGEDHGLEGESLLGQMVDEPVGVHHSLATPATHYTKKPHVFQLRTADWRLYLFQAPTAQEMTSWIARINLAAATHSAPPFPAAVGSQRKFVRPILPVGPAQSSLEEQHRSHESCLDAASDDLLDLQRNLPERRGRGRELEDYRLRKEYLEYEKTRYETYLQLLVARLHSPSDDLDLWEEQLGKEAGGPQESKPSLKKSHSSPSLHLDEGPATAKVKRNISERRTYRKIIPKRNRNQL; encoded by the exons ATGATGGGCGACGGCGGACTCTGTGAACACCCCGAACCCATGGAATTTCTCGACAGCTATTTGGGAGACCACACGCAGCTCCACCCAGGAGCACACCTGAGAGAGACACGCGGCCACCCTGACCCTCTCGAACCTTGCGGGGAGCAGACCTGGGCCTCTGACCCTCCTGATTCCACGAGGCGAGATGTTCATCCCAGGGGCTCCAGCCCAGAGCCCACGCATCCGGGGAGCGGCTCTTcccaggagggggcagggcagaaaGCAGCATCCCCCGGGTCACCCCGGGACAGCCATCCTCTGGGGAGCCCAAGCCAGAGCCAGAGCACGTCCACCCAGGTGGCGTTCTGGGCGGGCATCCTGCAGGCCCAGATGTGCGTCCTggacctggaggaggagctggagaagaCGGAAGGGATCAGAGCTGAGCTGAGATGCTGCCTCCCCACGGCGTCTCCCGACCTCCCCGCTTTACGCTCCAGCCCGGCGGGACCCCGGGACTCAGgcctccaccccagcccacccGTGGACGTGCACGAGGCCTCGGGGGAAGATAGCAGCGGGCCTGAAGGGGAGAACCGGAACCCGGCATGGCCGAGGGAGGGCGTGCCAGACTTGTCCCCGGAGTGGGGTCCCGAGGAGGAGAGCATATTCTTTGACAACCCCCTCTTCCTGGAGAGCCCTTCCTTGGACCCCAGTGTGTCTGAAGCACGCTTTTCCTGGGGGTTCTCAGATCCCTGCGCAGATGTGAGGACCGGGCCCCAGAGCCCGCAGACCCTGGAGCCCTCACCCCCAGGAGGCAGCGTGCTGTGGGAGCTGGGCAGTGAGCCGGATCTGGGGGACAGCACAGTGGATTCCAGCGGGCACGCCACACCGCCATTCCCTGTGCCCACCTACAGGCTGCACTCCTCCTCCTGGGCTGTGGTGGGCACCACCGAGGGGGCTCCCGCAGCACCTCCCGGCCAGGAGGAGAGCGAG ACTCCTCTGGGAGACAGTCTTGCTCCTGCCCGATCTGCATCATCCTGGGTGGACAAAACATTGACCTGGGAAACAGAACGTGTGGGATCTGATGCCAGCCCTGCCACATATcctgtgcaaccttgg GCTCTGCCAAGTCTCGAGGGCTGGCAGACCAAGGACGTTCCTTCCTGGCCCCAGGGGCCTCTTCGCCCCCAGGACAGAG GTGACAGGCATGCAGAGCGTGCCCAGGAGTCTGCTCCCTGCACCGTGTCCCCTGGCCCCTGGGGGAGCCCAGCCTCTTCGCCGGAGCCGAGCAGCCCTGAGTCTGAGGCCAGAGGCCCCAGCCCCCGGCCCAGCCCCCTGTCCTCCCAGGAAGGCAGCCCGCAGCTCTGGAACCAGCCCCCGGGCAGCGTTCTTCCCACGTGGATGCTAGATACTACAAGCCCTTCATTCCTGGAGACGGATGGGGCAGAGCCAAgttccctggagaaagagaagacaggagAGGCCCCAAGCCCAGGGAAGGAAGTAAAGAGTGAAGGCCCAGCCAGGACTGCCGAGGCCGGAGCCAGCCAGCCTGACGTTCTCTTGACTTCTACAGAAGG GCCTCCTGAGAGCCCCGTGCCCGAAGCGCAGCCCCCAGAGGAAGGCCAGAGGCCCCCAGCTGGAGACAAGCTGGCGAATGGCGTCAGGACCGACAAGGTGGCCTGGAACTTGGCCTCCCGCCTCTATCGCCTGGAGGGCTTCCGGAAGTCCGAAGTGGCCGCTTACCTGCAGAAGAA CAACGACTTCAGCAGGATGGTGGCTGAGAAGTACCTTTCCTTCTTCCAGTTCGGAGGCCAGAGCCTGGACCGTGCGCTCCG GGGCTTCCTCCACGCCCTGGTGCTCAGTGGGGAGACCCAGGAGCGGGAGCGGATCCTCTACCAGTTCTCCAAGCGCTTCTATCACTGCAACCCTGGGCTCTTCTCCTCAGTAG actGCGTGCACACCTTGACCTGTGCCATCACGCTCCTTAACACGGACCTGCACGGACAG AACATTGGGAAGAGCATGAGCTGCCAGGAATTCATAACCAACCTGAACGGCCTGCGGGACGGCGGGAACTTCCCCAAGGAAGTGCTCAAG GCCCTCTACTGGTCTATCCGAAGTGAGAAGCTCGAGTGGGCCGT GGATGAAGAAGACGCAGCCAGGCCCGAGAAGGCCCGGCCGTCTGCCCTGGCTGGCAAGATGAGCAACCCCTTCCTCCAGCTGGTCCAGGACCCCACGGTGCCCACCTACAAGCAGGGCATCCTGCCTCGGAAGATGCATCAGGATGCGGATGGCAAGAAGA CGCCGTGGGGCAAGCGCGGCTGGAAGGTGCTCCACACCGTCCTGCGAGGGATGGTCCTCTACTTCCTGAAG GGAGAGGACCACGGCCTTGAGGGGGAGAGCTTGCTGGGGCAGATGGTGGACGAGCCGGTAGGGGTGCACCACTCGCTGGCCACTCCCGCCACCCACTACACCAAGAAGCCGCACGTCTTCCAGCTGCGCACGGCCGACTGGCGTCTCTACCTCTTCCAGGCACC CACTGCCCAGGAGATGACTTCCTGGATCGCGCGCATCAACCTGGCTGCCGCCACGCACTCGGCGCCGCCCTTCCCCGCCGCGGTGGGCTCCCAGCGCAAATTCGTCCGGCCCATCCTGCCCGTGGGCCCCGCCCAGAGCTCCCTG GAGGAGCAGCATCGATCCCACGAGAGCTGCCTGGATGCTGCCTCCGACGACCTGCTGGATCTGCAGAGAAACTTACCGGAGCGGCGGGGCCGCGGCCGAGAGCTGGAGGACTACCGCTTGCGGAAGGAGTACCTGGAGTACGAG AAAACCCGTTACGAGACCTACCTGCAGCTGCTGGTGGCCCGTCTGCACAGCCCGTCGGATGACCTGGACCTGTGGGAAGAGCAGCTGGGGAAGGAGGCCGGAGGCCCACAGGAGTCCAAGCCCAGCCTGAAGAAGTCCCACTCCAGCCCGTCCCTGCACCTGGATGAGGGCCCCGCCACGGCCAAGGTCAAGCGCAACATCTCAGAGCGCAGAACCTACCGGAAGATCATCCCCAAGCGGAACCGCAATCAGCTGTGA